A genomic region of Enterococcus sp. 12C11_DIV0727 contains the following coding sequences:
- a CDS encoding glycoside hydrolase family 35 protein codes for MKAFARKGGNVDRFEIKEEFFLNDQPFKILSGAIHYFRVDPSDWYHSLYNLKALGFNTVETYVPWNLHEPQKGAFHFEGILDLESFFKLAQDLGLYAIVRPSPYICAEWEFGGFPAWLLNESGRMRSNDPTYLKHVAEYYDVLMEKIVPHQLANGGNILMIQIENEYGSFGEEKAYLRAVRDLMIACGVTAPFFTSDGPWRATLRAGSMIEDDILVTGNFGSKAKENFGLMQAFFEEHGKKWPLMCMEFWDGWFNRWKEPIIKRDPQELAESVREALALGSINLYMFHGGTNFGFMNGCSARGTIDLPQITSYDYDAPLDEQGNPTEKYFALQKMLHEEYPTLPQAEPLVKESFEQKSIPLTNKVNLFATLETISQPVISVYPQTMEQLGQNTDYLLYRTSIEKDAAKEKLRVIDGRDRLQLFVNQTLQATQYQTEIGEEIYVTLPQENNQIDVLMENMGRVNYGHKLFADTQKKGIRTGVMADLHFITQWQQYCLPMTSCEQVDYSKEWQPDQPSFYQYHVELAEVKDTFIDVSKFGKGIVFVNQTNLGRFWNVGPTLSLYIPKGLLKEGKNEIVIFETEGTYQPEIQLVKEPLYKEMKEGLQ; via the coding sequence ATTCATTATTTTCGTGTAGATCCCTCAGATTGGTATCATTCACTTTATAACTTGAAAGCTTTGGGCTTCAATACAGTTGAGACATATGTACCATGGAATTTGCATGAACCGCAAAAAGGTGCGTTTCATTTTGAGGGAATATTAGATTTGGAGAGTTTTTTTAAATTAGCACAGGACCTTGGGTTATATGCGATTGTTCGGCCTTCTCCTTATATTTGTGCAGAATGGGAATTTGGCGGTTTTCCAGCATGGCTATTGAATGAATCTGGACGGATGCGTTCGAATGATCCGACGTATCTGAAACATGTTGCAGAGTATTATGATGTTTTAATGGAAAAAATTGTTCCTCATCAACTTGCTAACGGTGGCAATATTCTAATGATTCAAATCGAAAACGAATACGGTTCATTCGGCGAAGAAAAAGCTTATTTACGGGCGGTTCGTGATTTGATGATTGCGTGTGGAGTAACAGCGCCATTCTTCACTTCTGATGGGCCATGGCGCGCAACCTTGCGAGCAGGCAGCATGATTGAAGATGATATTTTAGTAACAGGGAATTTTGGCTCAAAAGCCAAAGAGAATTTTGGGCTGATGCAAGCATTTTTTGAAGAACATGGCAAAAAATGGCCGTTAATGTGTATGGAATTTTGGGATGGCTGGTTTAATCGTTGGAAAGAGCCAATTATTAAACGAGATCCGCAAGAACTGGCTGAATCGGTTAGAGAAGCGTTAGCATTAGGCAGCATCAACTTGTATATGTTTCATGGTGGGACTAATTTTGGCTTTATGAATGGTTGCTCCGCACGAGGAACAATTGATTTACCACAAATCACTTCCTATGACTATGATGCACCACTTGATGAACAAGGGAATCCAACAGAAAAGTATTTTGCGTTACAAAAAATGCTTCACGAGGAATATCCCACATTGCCACAAGCTGAGCCACTAGTTAAAGAATCTTTTGAGCAAAAGTCAATTCCTTTAACAAACAAAGTGAATTTGTTTGCAACCTTAGAAACTATTAGTCAGCCAGTGATCAGCGTTTATCCGCAAACAATGGAACAACTAGGACAAAATACCGACTATCTTCTTTACCGAACAAGCATTGAAAAAGATGCCGCAAAAGAAAAGTTAAGAGTGATTGATGGTCGTGATCGTCTACAATTATTTGTCAATCAGACACTTCAAGCAACGCAATATCAAACGGAAATAGGCGAAGAAATTTACGTTACACTTCCGCAAGAGAATAATCAAATCGATGTTTTAATGGAAAATATGGGTCGCGTCAATTACGGACATAAACTATTTGCAGATACTCAGAAAAAAGGGATTCGAACGGGCGTGATGGCGGATTTACATTTTATTACTCAATGGCAGCAGTATTGTTTACCCATGACAAGCTGTGAACAGGTGGATTACTCAAAAGAATGGCAACCTGATCAACCGAGCTTTTACCAATATCATGTAGAGTTAGCAGAAGTCAAAGATACATTTATTGATGTTTCTAAATTCGGCAAAGGGATTGTTTTTGTTAACCAAACCAATCTTGGTCGTTTCTGGAATGTTGGCCCAACGCTTTCCTTATATATTCCAAAAGGATTATTAAAAGAAGGAAAAAATGAGATCGTCATTTTTGAAACAGAAGGAACATACCAACCAGAAATTCAGTTAGTAAAAGAACCGCTATATAAAGAAATGAAAGAGGGATTACAATGA